Proteins encoded in a region of the Ancylobacter sp. SL191 genome:
- a CDS encoding DNA circularization N-terminal domain-containing protein has product MRNWQKALRRASFRGVQFWVEEDGPERGRRVAVHNIAAGEAPVTEDLGRVATEYRVRAYVASDSADAEGWALEAACSAAGPSLLTLPMDPAALAHCVSCRRSRTRDQAGYVAYDLLFVEASDSVNSALGGASVGFSGGGLSLGGSLSLGGLSAGIGVNALAGITGVAALRSTFAVGLSGAGLAVSADVSASLAGVSASISV; this is encoded by the coding sequence ATGCGCAACTGGCAGAAAGCCTTGCGGCGCGCCTCGTTTCGCGGGGTGCAGTTCTGGGTGGAGGAAGATGGCCCCGAGCGCGGGCGCCGGGTGGCGGTGCACAACATCGCCGCCGGCGAGGCGCCGGTCACCGAGGATCTCGGGCGCGTGGCGACCGAGTACCGGGTGCGGGCCTATGTCGCCAGCGACAGCGCCGATGCGGAAGGCTGGGCGTTGGAGGCGGCGTGCTCCGCCGCCGGCCCCTCGCTGCTCACTCTGCCGATGGACCCGGCGGCGCTGGCGCATTGCGTGAGTTGCCGGCGCAGCCGCACGCGGGACCAGGCCGGCTATGTGGCCTATGACCTCCTCTTCGTGGAGGCCTCCGACAGTGTGAATTCCGCGTTGGGCGGCGCCTCGGTCGGCTTCAGCGGCGGGGGGCTCTCGCTGGGCGGCAGTCTGTCGCTTGGAGGCCTCTCCGCCGGCATCGGCGTCAACGCGCTGGCAGGCATTACCGGCGTGGCGGCGCTGCGGTCGACCTTCGCGGTCGGGCTCAGCGGCGCGGGGCTTGCGGTCTCCGCCGACGTGTCCGCCAGCCTTGCTGGCGTGAGCGCCTCGATCAGCGTGTGA
- a CDS encoding phage baseplate assembly protein: MLDIITLTVGGRPMPHVSCTLEAGAEQAARTGGFDVAWNGPGLPCREDEACTVEINGALWLTGYVRDVNASHDDSTRMYSVAIASRTVDATECSIDHPEGSLENCTLKDIAGAFDTAGIGVDVMIDTAKKALHQIVPGETLFSTLERDARAAGALIYDTPQGRLKIIEGPEGRHQGGLVLGVNIKRASSTLSGRFNYSEVKVRGQSSVGVTGAATRPEAEARGTADRKRTLIIYHEGELTSDRAKKRAGWEARRAAGRAKTASITVPGLRDAGGTIWSPNFLVPVRDAWIGLSQDMIIASVSLTQDANGGGTEAVLTVKDPRALGGDNPRGESAEGWDAPEDEPTFRED, encoded by the coding sequence ATGCTGGACATCATCACGCTCACCGTTGGCGGGCGACCGATGCCGCATGTGAGCTGCACGCTGGAAGCGGGCGCCGAGCAGGCGGCGCGCACGGGCGGCTTCGACGTGGCATGGAACGGGCCGGGCCTGCCCTGCCGCGAGGATGAGGCCTGCACGGTCGAGATCAACGGCGCGCTCTGGCTTACCGGCTATGTGCGCGACGTGAACGCCTCGCATGACGACAGCACCCGGATGTATTCGGTGGCGATTGCCTCCCGGACGGTCGACGCGACCGAGTGCTCCATCGACCATCCCGAGGGCTCCCTCGAAAACTGCACGCTGAAGGACATCGCCGGCGCCTTCGACACGGCGGGCATCGGCGTCGATGTGATGATCGACACGGCGAAGAAGGCCCTGCACCAGATCGTGCCCGGCGAGACGCTGTTTTCCACGCTGGAGCGGGATGCGCGGGCGGCCGGGGCGCTGATCTATGACACCCCGCAGGGGCGGCTGAAGATCATCGAAGGGCCGGAGGGGCGGCACCAGGGCGGGCTGGTGCTGGGCGTGAACATCAAGCGCGCCAGCAGCACGCTGTCGGGCCGGTTCAACTATTCCGAGGTCAAGGTGCGCGGGCAGTCCTCGGTCGGTGTCACGGGCGCGGCGACGCGGCCGGAGGCGGAGGCGCGCGGCACGGCCGACCGCAAGCGCACGCTGATCATCTATCACGAGGGCGAGCTGACCTCCGACCGCGCCAAGAAGCGGGCGGGCTGGGAGGCGCGGCGCGCCGCCGGGCGGGCAAAGACGGCCAGTATCACCGTGCCGGGACTTCGCGATGCCGGTGGGACGATCTGGTCGCCGAACTTCCTCGTGCCGGTGCGCGACGCGTGGATCGGCCTGAGCCAGGACATGATCATCGCCTCGGTGAGCCTGACGCAGGACGCCAATGGCGGGGGCACCGAGGCGGTGCTGACCGTGAAAGACCCGCGCGCGCTCGGCGGCGACAATCCGCGCGGCGAAAGCGCCGAGGGATGGGACGCGCCGGAAGACGAGCCGACGTTTCGCGAAGACTGA
- a CDS encoding baseplate J/gp47 family protein, translating to MAWFEARGLDELGARARGYFREYLTGADAWIQQNFAAVTAKVLALLGRAFELRLVYISRQIFTRTATDLAILRIHGADVRVYLKAAAAASGVITGTGQAGATYPAGVRYLSAGQTYVTMAAFTAAGDGSFSATVQAEATGSVTNRDGGANLTLADPALYPTLSDTAAVSSDGLGGGADVEDIEDFRGRILARKGRPPQGGALPDYEAMALEVPGVLKAWAYAFTGGVGSIVVFFLFRGRPNLIPTEADVAVVQAYIDARRLIRVDGDVVAAPTAEPVDITITDLAVDTDDVRAAIATNLAALFFERARPGVVAEPFTLYRSWLSEAISTATGEDSHTLSVPASDLVFTASYPVLGTINYA from the coding sequence ATGGCGTGGTTCGAAGCGCGCGGCCTGGACGAGCTCGGCGCGCGGGCGCGGGGCTATTTCCGGGAATATCTGACGGGGGCGGATGCCTGGATTCAGCAGAATTTCGCGGCGGTGACGGCGAAGGTGCTGGCTCTGCTCGGGCGGGCCTTCGAGCTGCGGCTGGTCTACATCTCCCGCCAGATCTTCACCCGCACGGCGACCGATCTCGCCATTCTGCGCATTCATGGCGCGGATGTGCGGGTCTATCTCAAGGCTGCCGCCGCCGCGAGCGGGGTGATCACCGGCACCGGGCAGGCGGGCGCAACCTATCCCGCCGGGGTGCGCTACCTCTCGGCCGGGCAGACCTATGTGACCATGGCGGCCTTCACGGCGGCGGGGGATGGCAGCTTCAGCGCGACGGTGCAGGCCGAGGCGACGGGCTCGGTGACCAACCGCGACGGCGGCGCCAACCTGACGCTGGCCGACCCGGCGCTGTACCCCACCCTGTCCGACACGGCGGCGGTTTCCAGCGACGGGTTGGGCGGCGGCGCCGATGTCGAGGATATCGAGGACTTCCGCGGGCGAATCCTCGCGCGCAAGGGGCGGCCGCCGCAGGGTGGCGCCCTTCCCGACTATGAGGCCATGGCGCTCGAGGTGCCCGGCGTGCTCAAGGCCTGGGCCTATGCCTTCACCGGCGGTGTCGGCTCCATCGTCGTCTTCTTCCTGTTCCGGGGCCGGCCGAACCTCATCCCCACCGAGGCGGATGTCGCGGTGGTGCAGGCCTATATCGACGCGCGCCGGCTGATCCGCGTGGATGGCGACGTGGTCGCCGCGCCAACGGCCGAACCGGTGGATATCACCATCACCGACCTCGCGGTCGACACGGATGATGTGCGCGCGGCCATCGCCACCAATCTCGCCGCCCTGTTCTTCGAGCGGGCGCGGCCGGGCGTGGTGGCGGAGCCCTTCACGCTCTACCGCTCCTGGCTCTCCGAGGCGATCTCGACCGCGACGGGTGAGGACAGCCACACGCTGAGCGTACCGGCTTCCGACCTTGTCTTCACCGCCAGCTACCCCGTGCTCGGCACCATCAACTATGCCTGA
- a CDS encoding putative phage tail protein, whose product MRDPGLNTWTYYEPVTPGGDTLPPVPGDALSNPSVEDLLPAGLALWPRGPVWGTPDGMAAGTDTVLARFTRVLVAPFRDLCVRGWSLVLESTATTMDASLPAWEADYGLPDACTAADQSTAGRKATVQARVRGNAVITPQDFVRLAYDRGFDIAIEEPDIFECGFSECGGEHTTGDPLQEVYWIVHVYGLAVDYFICGESECGFDPLFQIADIERLQCLFRQLYPGWTQPVYVVEE is encoded by the coding sequence ATGCGTGATCCCGGGCTGAACACCTGGACCTATTACGAGCCGGTCACCCCCGGCGGCGACACGCTGCCGCCGGTGCCCGGCGATGCGCTCTCCAACCCCAGCGTTGAGGATCTGCTCCCCGCCGGGCTCGCGCTGTGGCCGCGCGGGCCAGTGTGGGGCACGCCGGACGGCATGGCGGCCGGCACCGATACGGTGCTCGCCCGCTTCACCCGCGTTCTGGTGGCGCCGTTCCGCGACCTCTGCGTGCGCGGCTGGTCGCTGGTGCTGGAAAGCACGGCGACCACGATGGACGCCAGCCTGCCGGCATGGGAGGCGGATTACGGCCTGCCGGACGCCTGCACGGCAGCGGACCAGAGCACGGCCGGGCGCAAGGCCACGGTGCAGGCACGGGTGCGCGGCAATGCGGTGATCACGCCGCAGGATTTCGTGCGCCTCGCCTATGACCGCGGCTTCGACATCGCGATCGAGGAGCCCGACATCTTCGAGTGCGGCTTCTCGGAATGCGGCGGCGAGCACACGACCGGCGATCCGCTGCAGGAGGTCTACTGGATCGTCCATGTCTACGGACTGGCGGTCGATTACTTCATCTGCGGCGAGAGCGAATGCGGCTTCGATCCGCTGTTCCAGATCGCCGATATCGAGCGGCTGCAATGCCTGTTCCGGCAGCTTTACCCCGGCTGGACCCAGCCGGTTTACGTGGTCGAAGAGTGA
- a CDS encoding phage tail tape measure protein, producing the protein MGVVKAILRIIAEDRTARAFAAIEQRIHRQERLLHQLNRKERQMAALNRGGGGLIMGGGAILGGLAAASGTREGLTTLTSYQDALIEIAKKGGLTADQMQKVGEEAKALATSGEVAVPLEEILAAYERAAAAGLPMEEWREFAKLGAKAADAFGMAAEEVGNAAAGFKVGLGIPMAEMERYFDLINSLADSGIAEERDLITFLDNAGAGLKNFGLNAKEAAAYGATLLNLKMAPETSARMMSALTSKLIAPENLGKKGYGALQEVVGNVKQFKKELSSDPQGALRKFLEKLSKMDKFRRARITGSIFGMEWTDEVMRLVDGLEELDRNLQIAASTDWFGSLDKSYQMKLDALSSRWQLFKNQVSKLAIDLGTLSMPALESSLTAARDTVREISEEFAKFPEMIDVKAIDDASEALKGMASDVMDLLGIDPNQSLIASGFRDLANLVNEIAKVINDIKTSLPTSTDPEAGVLGGIVSLEKGGTADKIANYLGGDGAPKEAGRSFFGGLITFDKGGVADRIADGIDEIDRWLSSFNGENAAAASNGPQPPQSGASGGAVSSPNGNGAPLVEIPDVPPLIVDPTSIQGSADAIRDAIAEGGRQAAQAISSARINVPNFTPRPAINANTGQSMPNAGLPGAN; encoded by the coding sequence ATGGGCGTCGTCAAAGCTATACTCAGGATTATTGCGGAGGATCGCACCGCGCGGGCCTTCGCGGCCATTGAACAGCGGATCCATCGTCAGGAGCGCCTGCTCCATCAACTGAACCGGAAGGAGCGCCAGATGGCTGCCCTGAACCGGGGCGGCGGCGGGCTGATCATGGGCGGCGGCGCCATTCTCGGCGGGCTGGCAGCGGCCAGCGGCACGCGCGAGGGGCTGACCACCCTCACCTCCTATCAGGATGCTTTGATCGAGATCGCCAAGAAGGGCGGGCTGACCGCCGACCAGATGCAGAAGGTCGGTGAGGAAGCCAAGGCGCTGGCCACCAGCGGCGAGGTGGCGGTGCCGCTGGAAGAAATCCTCGCGGCCTATGAGCGGGCGGCGGCGGCGGGCCTGCCGATGGAAGAATGGCGTGAATTCGCCAAGCTGGGCGCGAAGGCAGCGGACGCCTTCGGCATGGCGGCGGAGGAAGTCGGCAACGCGGCGGCGGGGTTCAAGGTCGGCCTCGGCATCCCCATGGCCGAGATGGAGCGCTATTTCGACCTGATCAACTCGCTCGCCGACAGCGGCATCGCTGAGGAGCGAGATCTCATCACGTTCCTCGACAATGCCGGGGCCGGCCTCAAGAATTTCGGCCTCAATGCCAAGGAAGCGGCGGCCTATGGTGCCACGCTGCTGAACCTGAAGATGGCACCGGAGACCAGTGCGCGCATGATGAGTGCGCTCACCTCCAAGCTGATCGCTCCGGAGAACCTCGGGAAAAAGGGTTATGGGGCGCTCCAGGAGGTCGTCGGCAACGTCAAGCAGTTCAAGAAGGAGCTGAGTTCCGACCCGCAGGGGGCGCTGCGCAAGTTCCTCGAGAAGCTCTCGAAGATGGACAAATTCCGCCGGGCGCGGATCACCGGTTCCATCTTCGGCATGGAGTGGACCGATGAGGTGATGCGCCTGGTGGACGGCCTGGAGGAGTTGGATCGCAACCTCCAGATCGCGGCGAGCACGGACTGGTTCGGCTCGCTCGATAAGTCCTACCAGATGAAGCTCGACGCACTGTCGTCGCGCTGGCAGCTCTTCAAGAACCAAGTCTCGAAACTCGCCATCGACCTCGGCACGCTTTCGATGCCGGCGCTGGAATCCTCGCTCACCGCCGCGCGCGACACGGTGCGCGAGATCAGCGAGGAATTCGCCAAGTTCCCGGAGATGATCGACGTTAAAGCTATTGATGATGCAAGCGAGGCCCTGAAGGGCATGGCATCTGACGTCATGGATCTGCTTGGTATCGATCCAAATCAATCCCTAATTGCGTCGGGGTTTCGTGATCTGGCTAACCTTGTGAACGAAATTGCAAAGGTTATTAACGATATCAAAACCTCGCTGCCAACTTCTACTGACCCGGAGGCGGGAGTACTCGGCGGAATAGTCTCGCTTGAGAAGGGTGGCACTGCCGACAAGATTGCAAACTATCTGGGAGGAGACGGAGCGCCGAAGGAAGCGGGCCGGAGTTTCTTTGGTGGTCTCATAACGTTCGACAAAGGCGGGGTCGCCGACAGGATCGCCGATGGAATTGATGAGATTGACCGTTGGTTAAGCTCATTCAATGGCGAGAATGCAGCGGCCGCATCGAACGGACCGCAGCCGCCTCAGTCGGGGGCATCTGGTGGTGCCGTCTCCAGCCCGAACGGTAATGGAGCGCCACTTGTCGAGATCCCCGACGTGCCGCCGCTGATCGTCGATCCCACGTCCATACAGGGCTCGGCCGACGCCATCCGCGACGCCATCGCCGAAGGCGGGCGGCAGGCAGCGCAGGCGATATCGTCGGCGCGGATCAACGTGCCGAACTTCACGCCCCGCCCGGCGATCAACGCCAATACTGGCCAGTCGATGCCGAATGCCGGGTTGCCCGGCGCCAACTGA
- a CDS encoding gp53-like domain-containing protein, with product MKYYAPFGSSDPNASYVDRNTPGAVRGSAVPGKAVEATQRELVNFLLASGLTPTEEDLDQVATAARSQAMNYRVAGGTANALTATLDPAPASLAALVGVPLRLVTVANTSGTVTLSVNGLAATTVYRRNSNSLLPGDIRAGITELMFDGTYFRVLSVPFGASLISGNGWIDLHGGLTLQWGNGNTASGTATITFPKAFSASPYSVVGIDGGALSWTTTNATFLGVSTRTSTTCIFRSVNWTGSAMVLDVAGFFWMAIGPT from the coding sequence ATGAAATACTACGCTCCGTTCGGGTCGAGCGACCCGAACGCATCCTATGTCGACCGCAACACGCCGGGAGCCGTCCGAGGCTCGGCAGTGCCGGGAAAAGCGGTCGAGGCGACGCAGCGCGAACTGGTCAATTTCCTGCTGGCGAGCGGGCTGACCCCAACCGAGGAGGATCTTGACCAGGTCGCGACGGCGGCGCGCTCGCAGGCGATGAATTACCGCGTGGCGGGCGGCACGGCGAATGCCTTGACCGCGACGCTTGACCCGGCGCCGGCCTCCCTCGCCGCGCTGGTGGGCGTGCCGCTGCGGCTGGTGACGGTGGCCAATACCTCCGGCACCGTCACGCTTTCGGTCAACGGGCTGGCGGCGACCACGGTCTACCGCCGGAACAGCAACAGCCTTCTGCCGGGCGACATCCGCGCCGGCATCACCGAACTCATGTTCGACGGCACCTATTTCCGGGTGCTCTCGGTGCCCTTCGGTGCGTCGCTGATCAGCGGCAATGGCTGGATTGATCTGCATGGCGGCCTGACGCTGCAATGGGGCAACGGAAACACGGCGAGCGGCACGGCCACCATCACCTTTCCGAAGGCGTTCTCCGCGTCCCCCTATTCCGTGGTTGGCATTGACGGCGGCGCGCTGTCATGGACGACGACAAACGCCACGTTCCTCGGCGTTTCCACCCGCACCTCCACCACCTGCATCTTCCGCTCGGTCAACTGGACGGGTAGCGCCATGGTGCTTGATGTCGCCGGGTTCTTCTGGATGGCCATTGGCCCGACCTGA
- a CDS encoding phage GP46 family protein, whose translation MRIVPITQAQEPVRIPDLIWNPLGFIGDLALDAGTADLQSGAAIETAVLICLMTDRRVDASELPEGESNRGWPGDGFDRQRGEVPLGSKLWLLRRRALTEDIDTEAEDYAREALQTLIDQGVCVRVEVTVERRPADNRLDLEVRLFGRDGAATYQRRFAVLWDQIDARG comes from the coding sequence ATGCGCATCGTGCCGATCACGCAGGCGCAGGAGCCGGTGCGGATCCCCGATCTGATCTGGAACCCGCTCGGCTTCATCGGCGATCTCGCCCTCGATGCCGGCACGGCGGACCTGCAAAGTGGCGCGGCGATCGAGACCGCCGTGCTTATCTGCCTGATGACCGACCGGCGGGTCGATGCCAGCGAGCTGCCCGAGGGCGAGAGCAACCGGGGCTGGCCGGGCGACGGCTTCGACCGGCAGAGGGGCGAGGTGCCGCTCGGCTCCAAGCTCTGGCTGCTGCGGCGGCGGGCGCTGACCGAGGATATCGACACCGAGGCCGAGGATTACGCCCGCGAGGCGCTGCAGACGCTGATCGACCAGGGTGTGTGCGTGCGGGTGGAGGTGACCGTCGAGCGGCGGCCGGCCGACAACCGGCTCGACCTCGAGGTGCGGCTGTTCGGCCGCGATGGCGCGGCCACCTATCAGCGGCGCTTCGCCGTGCTGTGGGACCAGATCGACGCGAGGGGATGA
- a CDS encoding phage baseplate assembly protein domain-containing protein, translated as MASDANVTRMELTGEVEHRGGQQFLGGKGYAGERLPRVHRVEPHGFTSHPVAGGIATVLAARGNRDSLYAMGGANPALVPELPLGGTAIYDHLGNIVSIVAAKTRVVHAKEVWMEAGGARVVAKAEIIKLRLGADWIAVLDGQLLSSRPIIPGADPDPSI; from the coding sequence ATGGCGTCCGATGCCAATGTGACGCGCATGGAATTGACCGGCGAGGTCGAGCACCGAGGCGGGCAACAGTTTCTCGGCGGCAAGGGCTATGCCGGCGAGCGGTTGCCACGGGTGCATCGGGTGGAGCCGCACGGCTTCACCTCGCACCCGGTGGCCGGCGGCATCGCCACCGTGCTCGCCGCCCGCGGCAATCGCGACAGCCTTTATGCCATGGGCGGCGCCAATCCGGCGCTGGTGCCCGAACTGCCGCTGGGTGGCACGGCGATCTATGACCATCTCGGCAACATCGTCTCCATCGTCGCGGCGAAGACCCGCGTCGTCCACGCAAAGGAAGTGTGGATGGAGGCTGGTGGCGCCCGCGTCGTCGCCAAGGCCGAGATCATCAAGCTGCGCCTCGGCGCCGACTGGATCGCGGTGCTGGACGGGCAGTTGCTGTCCTCCCGCCCGATCATTCCCGGGGCAGACCCCGATCCGTCCATCTAA